The Candidatus Mycolicibacterium alkanivorans genome contains a region encoding:
- the fdxA gene encoding ferredoxin, whose amino-acid sequence MTYTIAEPCVDIKDKACIEECPVDCIYEGARMLYIHPDECVDCGACEPVCPVEAIYYEDDVPDQWSQYTQINADFFAELGSPGGASKVGQTDNDPQAVKDLPPKEED is encoded by the coding sequence GTGACATACACGATTGCCGAACCCTGCGTCGACATCAAAGACAAGGCATGTATCGAGGAGTGCCCCGTCGACTGCATCTACGAGGGTGCACGCATGCTGTACATCCACCCCGACGAATGCGTGGACTGCGGTGCGTGCGAGCCGGTCTGCCCGGTCGAGGCGATCTACTACGAGGACGACGTCCCGGATCAGTGGTCTCAGTACACCCAGATCAACGCTGACTTCTTTGCTGAGCTGGGCTCGCCGGGCGGTGCGTCGAAGGTCGGTCAGACCGACAACGACCCGCAGGCGGTCAAGGACCTGCCGCCCAAGGAAGAGGACTGA